A stretch of Thermodesulfovibrionales bacterium DNA encodes these proteins:
- a CDS encoding tetratricopeptide repeat protein has protein sequence MHFESNGAGARFLGWKTAHLFLIVILGFIAYSNSLHSPFVFDDEPSILENPVIKDMNNFFLNTTGYEYNPRRFIGYLTIAMNYAFGGLDVTGYHVFNLAVHIANALLVYALIVLTFRTPYMRNSSLSQSWRPIAFFSAALFAVHPVQTEAVTFIVQRFTSLATMFYLMSLCLYVKWRLMGNSEKPSGGKALFWYFLSLAAVVFAMKTKENAFTLPVMVVLYEVFFFRLPMRERLPFLAPIVATLLIIPQSMLNVGKPLGEVLSDVSEATKIQTDVTRWDYLMTQFRVIVTYVRLLFFPVNQNLDYDYPIYRSLFTPPVLLSFLFLLSLFALGVYFFRRSARDVSEGGFGLRLVSLGIIWFFITLSVESSIIPIADVIFEHRVYLPSVGLLSACVTAVVAFGDGLKSRSAFIIKTITPLLAIVVFLFGLATFSRNMVWNDARTLWMDAVKKSPAKARAVYNLGQVYDVRGALEEAAGLYRTAIRLDPNLSHPYNNLGTIYEKWGRIDEAIRLYKEAIVLYPEDEDVVARANLGAAYAKQGRFAEAVSVLMRAIQIKPDYAIAHNNLGNVYSERGYLDNAVHEYRAAIAAKGDFAAAHINLGLVYAKQGFLDKAAEEFRLAIRFEPRSFEAFNNLGMVYMKQSNPDGALREFRRALELQPGNPEIHANIGRVYMNTGNFEEALREFQIALNIAPDLHEARYYLELTQKRLLESAHRK, from the coding sequence GTGCATTTCGAATCGAATGGAGCTGGGGCCCGCTTTCTTGGATGGAAGACTGCTCATCTTTTTCTTATCGTCATCCTTGGCTTCATTGCATATTCAAACAGCCTGCATTCGCCCTTCGTCTTTGACGACGAACCAAGCATACTAGAGAACCCTGTCATAAAAGACATGAACAATTTTTTTCTCAACACGACCGGATACGAGTATAACCCAAGGAGATTTATCGGCTACCTGACAATAGCCATGAATTATGCGTTTGGGGGTCTCGACGTAACAGGCTATCATGTCTTCAACCTCGCGGTCCACATCGCCAATGCCCTATTGGTCTATGCGCTTATTGTACTGACCTTTAGAACCCCATACATGAGGAACTCTTCCCTCTCCCAGTCATGGCGGCCGATCGCTTTTTTCTCCGCAGCCCTCTTCGCGGTCCATCCCGTCCAGACCGAAGCGGTAACCTTCATAGTACAGAGGTTCACTTCCCTCGCGACGATGTTTTACCTCATGTCGCTCTGTCTATACGTGAAGTGGAGGCTTATGGGGAATTCTGAGAAGCCATCGGGTGGGAAGGCCCTCTTTTGGTATTTTCTCTCGTTGGCTGCAGTCGTCTTTGCAATGAAGACAAAAGAGAATGCCTTTACCCTTCCGGTCATGGTAGTACTCTATGAAGTCTTCTTCTTCAGATTGCCGATGCGCGAGAGGCTGCCTTTTCTTGCGCCGATTGTCGCAACGCTCCTCATCATCCCCCAAAGCATGTTAAACGTTGGTAAACCTCTGGGGGAAGTCCTCTCCGATGTGAGTGAGGCCACAAAAATCCAGACGGATGTGACGAGATGGGATTACCTGATGACCCAATTCCGTGTCATTGTCACCTATGTAAGGCTGCTCTTCTTCCCGGTCAACCAAAACCTTGATTACGACTATCCGATTTACCGTTCCCTTTTCACCCCTCCCGTCCTACTCTCTTTTTTGTTCCTGCTTTCGTTATTTGCCCTTGGCGTATATTTCTTCCGCCGTTCGGCACGGGATGTGTCGGAAGGCGGATTCGGATTGCGGTTGGTCTCGCTTGGGATCATATGGTTCTTCATTACGCTGTCTGTAGAGTCAAGTATTATCCCCATTGCTGACGTAATATTTGAACATAGGGTATATCTGCCCTCTGTCGGCCTATTAAGTGCCTGTGTTACAGCGGTGGTGGCCTTTGGGGACGGACTGAAGAGCAGGAGTGCATTTATCATCAAGACGATTACCCCATTGCTTGCCATCGTAGTGTTCCTTTTTGGACTGGCAACATTTTCGAGGAATATGGTGTGGAATGATGCCCGGACTCTCTGGATGGACGCTGTGAAAAAAAGCCCTGCAAAGGCTCGAGCCGTCTATAACCTTGGTCAGGTTTACGATGTCAGGGGGGCTCTCGAAGAAGCGGCTGGTCTCTACCGGACTGCAATCAGACTTGACCCTAATCTCTCCCACCCATACAATAATTTGGGGACCATATACGAGAAATGGGGACGTATTGACGAGGCGATCCGGTTGTACAAAGAAGCTATTGTGCTTTATCCCGAAGATGAAGATGTCGTTGCGCGCGCAAACCTCGGTGCGGCATACGCTAAGCAGGGCCGGTTTGCAGAGGCCGTTTCGGTGTTGATGAGAGCTATTCAAATCAAGCCTGATTATGCCATAGCCCATAACAATCTCGGTAATGTTTACTCTGAACGCGGTTATCTTGATAACGCAGTGCATGAGTACCGGGCAGCCATTGCAGCCAAGGGTGATTTTGCCGCGGCACATATCAATCTGGGGCTGGTGTACGCAAAGCAGGGCTTCCTGGATAAAGCTGCCGAGGAATTCAGGTTGGCGATACGCTTTGAGCCGAGGAGTTTTGAGGCCTTCAATAACCTGGGAATGGTGTATATGAAGCAGAGCAATCCCGATGGGGCTTTGCGAGAATTCCGACGGGCCTTAGAGCTTCAGCCCGGCAACCCTGAGATACATGCGAACATCGGCAGGGTTTACATGAACACGGGGAATTTTGAGGAAGCCCTCAGAGAGTTCCAGATAGCACTGAACATCGCTCCTGATCTTCACGAGGCCCGTTATTATCTTGAGCTTACCCAAAAGAGACTTCTGGAGAGCGCCCATCGAAAATAA
- a CDS encoding tetratricopeptide repeat protein — translation MSFRFFMRKPHTSEYCLAGLAALITFGAYLASLQNSFIAEWDDGEYVLNNFHIHSFTMAFLKWASLDFYASNWFPLTWISYALDYSLWGLNPLGYHLTNNILHAANTFIVVCLVVRLQRILKETDQGSRVTSLLSGRAILVTGGVTGLLFGLHPAHVESVAWIAERKDLLCALFFLLSITMYTRYVNRVGEDIAQKKWMRFFFKEYQLTLGFFVLSLLSKPMAVSLPVVLLILDWYPLRRILSLKALYAALVEKLPFIALSLISSVLTILAQKSGGAIVSVEYVPLSERLLVVARSLITYLWKMVAPRNFIPYYPYPKNISLASPEFVLAVALVIGITVCCVLVAGRNRLWLTAWGYYVATLLPVIGIVQVGSQSMADRYTYLPGLAPFLIIALGTSWLWEKIISQKRWRFIASALFLAGAMATCVGLSYTTISQIKIWKNGLSLWSYVIEKEPGQVSIAYTNLGSVYQKMGQYDKAMENFDKALSLDQGDYLAYLNRGSIFDKLGRLDSAIESYNKAIMLHPNAYEAYFNRGLTYSKIGNLPRAIEDFQKAIALNPNEYRAYNNIGVLYSDGGMYDKAIESFSRCVEINPDYAIAYNNRGLNYSFIDRYDRAIEDFTAAIRLDPNNDSAYFNRANMYLRTGRRVQAEADYRRACELGNSDSCNTLPMVLSTSPLR, via the coding sequence ATGAGTTTCAGATTTTTTATGAGAAAACCACATACCTCTGAATACTGCCTCGCTGGTTTGGCTGCCCTTATCACGTTTGGAGCCTATCTCGCTTCCCTTCAGAATAGTTTCATAGCAGAATGGGACGACGGTGAATATGTCCTGAATAATTTTCATATTCATTCATTCACTATGGCTTTTCTCAAGTGGGCATCCCTTGATTTCTATGCAAGCAACTGGTTTCCCCTTACATGGATATCCTATGCCCTTGATTATTCCCTTTGGGGATTGAATCCTTTGGGCTATCATCTCACGAACAATATTCTTCATGCTGCCAACACCTTTATCGTGGTGTGTCTCGTAGTGAGGCTTCAACGCATCCTGAAGGAGACAGACCAAGGGAGTCGAGTAACATCACTGCTAAGTGGCCGTGCGATTCTCGTAACGGGGGGAGTTACGGGTTTGTTGTTCGGTCTTCATCCCGCGCATGTGGAATCGGTGGCATGGATCGCGGAGAGAAAAGACCTTCTGTGTGCGCTGTTCTTCCTCCTCAGCATCACAATGTATACACGATATGTAAACCGTGTCGGCGAAGACATAGCTCAAAAAAAGTGGATGCGGTTCTTCTTCAAGGAATATCAGCTTACTCTTGGTTTTTTTGTCCTCTCGTTATTAAGTAAACCGATGGCGGTCAGCCTTCCTGTTGTTCTGTTAATCCTGGACTGGTATCCTTTAAGAAGAATCCTGTCACTTAAAGCACTCTACGCAGCGCTTGTAGAAAAACTTCCCTTTATTGCGTTAAGCCTCATCTCATCGGTACTGACTATTCTTGCACAAAAAAGCGGAGGTGCTATAGTTTCGGTGGAGTACGTACCCTTATCAGAAAGGTTGCTTGTAGTCGCACGATCTCTCATCACTTATCTGTGGAAGATGGTGGCGCCTCGGAATTTTATTCCCTATTATCCCTATCCGAAAAACATATCACTTGCATCTCCGGAATTTGTTCTTGCTGTGGCTCTCGTGATCGGAATAACAGTATGTTGTGTTTTAGTTGCGGGGAGAAACAGGTTGTGGTTGACGGCCTGGGGCTATTATGTTGCTACCTTGCTCCCCGTGATCGGCATTGTGCAGGTGGGAAGTCAATCAATGGCAGACAGATATACCTACTTACCCGGTCTTGCGCCCTTTCTTATCATCGCCTTGGGAACATCATGGCTCTGGGAGAAAATCATAAGCCAAAAACGGTGGAGGTTCATCGCTTCGGCTCTCTTTCTCGCTGGGGCGATGGCGACATGCGTAGGCTTGTCGTACACAACGATTAGCCAAATAAAGATCTGGAAAAACGGCCTTTCCCTGTGGAGCTATGTTATCGAGAAGGAACCCGGGCAGGTTTCCATCGCTTACACGAACCTTGGCTCGGTTTATCAGAAAATGGGTCAGTACGACAAGGCAATGGAGAACTTCGACAAGGCGCTTTCCTTAGATCAGGGCGATTATTTGGCATACCTAAACCGTGGCTCGATATTTGACAAATTGGGCCGATTAGATAGTGCAATTGAAAGCTATAACAAAGCGATCATGTTGCATCCAAACGCTTATGAGGCTTATTTTAACCGCGGTCTGACATACAGCAAAATTGGCAACCTTCCTAGGGCAATCGAAGATTTTCAGAAAGCGATAGCATTAAATCCGAATGAATACAGGGCCTATAATAATATAGGCGTCCTTTACAGCGATGGAGGAATGTATGATAAGGCGATAGAGTCCTTCAGTCGCTGCGTTGAAATAAACCCGGATTACGCAATAGCTTACAATAACCGAGGGTTAAACTATTCCTTCATTGACCGGTACGACAGGGCTATTGAAGATTTTACTGCAGCAATCCGCCTGGATCCTAATAATGATAGCGCATATTTTAACCGTGCCAATATGTACCTCAGAACCGGCAGGAGGGTGCAGGCTGAAGCGGATTACCGGAGGGCGTGCGAACTGGGAAACAGTGATAGTTGTAATACATTGCCAATGGTGTTATCGACCTCTCCTCTTCGATAG